Proteins co-encoded in one Malus sylvestris chromosome 9, drMalSylv7.2, whole genome shotgun sequence genomic window:
- the LOC126633948 gene encoding uncharacterized protein LOC126633948 has protein sequence MALVKTCKEQLRCMRNDEKFDLLVDKVSSFCVEDEIEVLNMDDLYVIQGKSLRKAPRKTNRHHYKVELFFEIIDFQLTELDDRFTEGNTELLIFLACLSPNDSFVAFDREKLVRLAQMYPKDFMDRDRLALQDQLDIYIHFVRSDNDFSQLRGINELAKKMVEKGLHRTFAYVYLLVQLALVLPVASASVDKAFSAMNIIKGPPEFKIQDPPLLIRAID, from the exons atggctTTAGTCAAGACATGTAAAGAACAACTACGTTGCATGAGGAATGATGAAAAATTTGATCTTTTGGTTGATAAAGTATCATCCTTTTGTGTTGAAGATGAAATTGAGGTGCTTAATATGGATGATTTATATGTCATTCAAGGGAAGTCATTGCGTAAGGCTCCAAGAAAGACCAATCGTCATCATTACAAAGTGGAGCTCTTTTTTGAGATCATTGATTTCCAACTAACAGAATTAGATGATCGCTTCACTGAAGGTAATACTGAATTGCTTATTTTCTTGGCATGTTTGAGTCCGAATGattcatttgtagcttttgatAGAGAGAAGCTTGTTCGCCTTGCTCAGATGTATCCTAAAGATTTCATGGATCGAGATAGATTGGCACTTCAAGATCAACTTGATATTTACATTCATTTTGTGCGTTCTGATAATGATTTTTCTCAATTGCGGGGGATTAATGAGCTTGCTAAGAAAATGGTGGAGAAAGGGTTGCATCGAACATTTGCATATGTATATTTGCTTGTTCAACTGGCTTTGGTTTTACCGGTTGCATCCGCTTCAGTGGATAAGGCATTTTCTGCTATGAATATCATTAAGG GACCCCCCGAATTTAAAATCCAGGATCCGCCATTGCTCATAAGGGCAATCGACTAA